The nucleotide window TCAGGACCAGGATGTAGTCGCTCATGAGATGACGATAGCCGGGAATCAGGGTGGTTGTCCGGCAAGCAAGGCGCAGAAGGAACTGCCCCGGCACGAGGGCCGGGGCAGGGGCGTTACTTGATGCGCTGGCCAGGCTTGGCGCCGCTGTCCGGGCTCAGCAGGTAGATTTCTTCACCGCCAGGGCCGGCGGCCATGACCATGCCCTCGGACACGCCAAAGCGCATCTTCCGTGGCTTGAGGTTGGCAACCATCATGGTCAGGCGGCCTTCCAGCTTGGACGGGTCGGGGTAAGCCGACTTGATGCCGGAGAACACGTTGCGGCGCTCGTCACCGATATCCAGGGTCAGTTGCAGCAGCTTGTCGGCGCCAGCTACGGCTTCGGCCTTGACGATCAGTGCCACGCGCAGGTCAACGGCAGCGAAGGTGTCGAACTCGATTTCTGCCGAAAGCGGGTCCTTGGTCAGCTCGCCATTGCCGGCCGGGGCCTTGGCTTCGGCGGCCAGCAGGTCTTCCTTGCTGGCTGCGACCATGGCTTCGACCTTGGCCGGTTCGATGCGGCTCATCAGTGCCTTGAACGGGTTCAGCTGGTGGTTTTCCAGGCGCGACAGGTGGTCGTTCCAGGCCAGCGGGGCAACGTTGAGGAAGGCCTCGGCGTCGGCCGCCAGCACGGGCAGCACGGGCTTGAGGAAGATCACCAGCTGACGGAACAGGTTGATGCCCTGGGCGCAGATGGCCTGCACTTCATCCTGCTTGCCTTCCTGCTTGGCCAGTGACCATGGTGCCTTGTCGGCGATCCAGGCGTTGGCGCGGTCGGCCAGCGCCATGATCTCGCGCATGGCGCGGCCGAAGTCGCGGCCTTCGTAGGCTTCGGCGATAGACGGGGCAGCGGCCAGGAAGGCCTCGGTCAGCTCCGGTGCGGCATCGCCGGCCACCATCACGCCTTCATTGCCTTTGTGGATGAACCCGGCGCAGCGGCTGGCGATGTTGACTACCTTGCCCACCAGGTCGGAGTTGACCTTCTGCACGAAGTCTTCCAGGTTCAGGTCCAGGTCGTCGACGCCACGGCCCAGCTTGGCCGCGTAGTAGTAACGCAGGTATTCCGGCTGCAGGTGGTCAAGATAGGTGCGGGCCTTGATGAAGGTGCCGCGCGACTTGGACATCTTGGCGCCGTTGACGGTCAGGTAGCCGTGCACGTTGACCGCAGTCGGCTTGCGGAAGCCGGCGCCTTCGAGCATGGCGGGCCAGAACAGGGCGTGGAAGTTGACGATGTCCTTGCCGATGAAGTGGTACAGCTCGGCCTTGGAGTCTTCCTTCCAGAAGGCGTCGAAGTCCAGCTCTGGGCGGCGTGCGCACAGGTTCTTGAAGCTGGCCATGTAGCCGATTGGCGCGTCCAGCCACACGTAGAAGTACTTGCCCGGTTCGCCCGGGATCTCGAAGCCGAAGTACGGCGCGTCACGGGAGATATCCCACTCCTGCAGGCCGGAATCCAGCCATTCGGCCAGCTTGTTGGCCACCGCATCCTGCAGGGTGCCGCTGCGGGTCCACTGCTGCAGCATGGCCTGGAAGTCGGGCAGCTTGAAGAAGAAGTGCTGCGAATCACGCAGTACCGGGGTGGCACCGGAAATCGCCGACTTTGGGTTCTTCAGCTCGGTAGGCGCGTAGGTGGCGCCGCATTTTTCACAGTTGTCGCCGTACTGGTCTTCGGCCGCGCACTTGGGGCAGGTACCCTTGATGAAGCGATCGGCCAGGAACATGCCCTTTTCCGGGTCGAAATACTGGGTCACCGAACGGGTGGCGATGTGCCCGGCTTCACGCAGGCGCGTGTAGATCATGCTCGACAGTTCGCGGTTTTCTTCGCTGTGGGTGGAGTGGAAGTTGTCGAACTCCACCAGGAAGTCTGCGAAGTCGCCGCTGTGCTCGGCCTGGACGTTGGCGATCAGCTGTTCCGGCGTGATGCCTTCCTTTTCGGCACGCAGCATGATGGCCGAGCCGTGGGCGTCGTCGGCGCAGACGTAGATGCACTGGTTGCCGCGCATTTTCTGGAAGCGGACCCACATGTCTGTCTGGATGTACTCGAGCATATGGCCAAGATGGATGGATCCATTGGCATAGGGCAGGGCGCTGGTGACGAGAATCTGACGTGGCTCGGACATGGTGGCTCGGCTACTTATCTGGCTACGGGGTAAAAATGAGGGTGATCGGCCACTATAAAGGGCTGGCGAAGATATTTCACCCCGCATGCGCATCTGCTGACGATTGACGGGTTAGGATAGGCGCCTGTTCTACATCAAGTTTGCCAATGGGAGTCTCCATGAGTGCCGTCACCCGTGCCGCCGTCGAAGGCGTGCTTCGCCAGTACACCGACCCCTACCTGAACCAGGACCCGGTCAGCGCCGGTTGCGTGCGCGCCATTGATATCCAGGGCGGGCAGGTCAGCGTGCAATTGCAGTTGGGGTATGCCGCCGGGCTGTTCAAGAGCGGCTGGGCCCAGGTGCTGCAGACCGCCATCGGCAACCTCGAGGGCGTCAGCAGCGCCCAGGTGTCGATCGATTGCCAGGTGGCCGCGCACAAGGCCCAGGCCCAGGTACCGGCCATGGCCAACGTCAAGAACATCATCGCCGTGGCCTCGGGCAAGGGTGGGGTAGGCAAGTCGACCACCGCGGCCAACCTGGCCTTGGCCTTGGCCCGCGAAGGCGCGCGCGTGGGTATTCTCGATGCCGACATCTACGGCCCAAGCCAGGGCGTGATGTTCGGTATTGCTGAAGGCACCCGCCCACAGATCCGTGACCAGAAGTGGTTTGTGCCGATCAAGGCCCATGGTGTGGAAGTCATGTCCATGGCGTTCCTAACCGACGACAATACGCCGATGGTCTGGCGAGGCCCGATGGTCTCCGGTGCGCTGCTGCAACTGGTGACCCAAACCGCCTGGGACGACCTGGATTACCTGGTGATCGACATGCCGCCGGGTACCGGCGATATCCAGCTGACGCTGGCGCAGAAAGTGCCGGTGGCCGGCTCTGTGATCGTCACCACTCCGCAGGACCTGGCGTTGCTGGATGCCAAGAAGGGCGTGGAGATGTTCCGCAAGGTCAACATCCCGGTGCTCGGGGTGGTCGAGAACATGGCCGTGCATATCTGTTCAAACTGTGGTCATGCCGAGCATCTGTTCGGCGAAGGCGGTGGTGAGAAGCTGGCGAGCCAGTATGGCGTCGACCTGCTGGCCTCGCTGCCGTTGTCGATGCTGATCCGCGAGCAGGCCGACAGCGGTAAGCCCACGGCGATTGCCGAGCCGGAAAGCCAGATTGCCATGGTCTATCAGGAACTGGCCCGCCAGGTGGGTGCACGGATCGTACTGCAGGAAGCAGCGGCACCGGCGATGCCGAGCATTACTATAAGCGAAGACTGATCTATGAGACCGAGTCGCCTTCTTCGCGGGTAAACCCGCTTGTATGGTTAGACTTGAAGGGGTGGTGGGACTAAATGCCCGATTCTGACTGTTCACAGCAGTACAGACCGTGGGAGACATCGCCCCACCCCTTCCACCAAAGCGCCGATAAAGAATGCATCGTTTGCAAACGACGATAGAAGCAAGCCAGCGCCTCTTGGTGAAACCCCTTCAAGCCAAAAAACCATAACGTGAGGAGGCTCCCGTGGCAATGCAGGTTGGCAAATTGATCGTCGGTGCGGATGTCGCGAAAGCTGAGTTAGTGATTCATCACGATGATCGCGATGAGATCATCAAGGTGAAAAATACCAAACCAGAAATCAAGAAATGGCTGAAGCAACAGCCTCTCAACACGGCAATTGCTGTTGAGGCGACCAATGTTTACCACCTGGACTTGGTTGAGCTGGCCCATAGCCTGGGTTTCGAGGTCTATGTCATTGATGGATTCCAACTGAGCAACTACCGCAAAAGCGTGGGTGTACGGGTAAAAACGGACCCCACTGATGCTCGGTTGTTGTCCCGTTTTTTGAGAAACGAGGGGGAAGACCTCCGCCCTTGGACTCCCCCTCCCGCCGTCTACGGCAAGCTTCAGAGCCTTCTGCGACGCCGAGCGGCCTTGGTGACTGCCCGCACGGCGATGACTCAGAGCTGGGCTAATGAAGCCCTTTTGAAAGCCGCCTTCACAACCTTTGTAAAATCGATAGACCGGCTGGATTTGTTGATCCAAAAGAAAATTAAAGAAGTGCTGCGCGAAGCAGGGCTGCACGAGCAAGTTGCTCGCTGCCAGGCGGTAGAGGGTATTGGGTTTCTCACGGCCACTGCCTTGGTAATGGCTTTTATGCGGGGCGAGTTCAAGAGCAGTGATTCGTACATTGCATTCCTGGGAATGGATCTACGAGTGATTGATTCTGGGCAGAAGAATGGACGTCGTCGCCTTACCAAGCGAGGCTGCTCAGAAATCCGTCGCCTGCTGCATAACGCGGCGATGTCAGCCAGCCGGACGGCCACTTGGAAAGGGCTCTACGAACAGCATCGCAATGCGGGTAAAGCAACAACCCAGGCGTTGGTAATCCTGGCCAGGAAGCTTGCACGAGTGGCATTCGCCCTGATGAAGAATCAGGACGAATATGTCACCAAGGGTGGGAAAGCGCCTTGCTGAAAACCATAGAATCTCCCACAGGTACGGCGCAGCCTTCAAATGCCGCGCGGACCTGTGGGAGCGGGTTTACCCGCGAAGAAAGCGACTCGGTCTTTCAGTCAGGCATAAAAAAACCCGCCAGAAGGCGGGTTTTTTTGAAAGCTAGGAAGCTAAATCGCTTAGGCGATCTGAACTTCTTCAGCCTGCATGCCTTTCTGGCCGCGGGTAGCGACGAAAGTAACAGCCTGGCCTTCTTTCAGGGTTTTGAAGCCGTCAGCTTGGATGGCTTTGAAGTGCACGAACAGGTCGTCGCCCGACTGAGGGGTGATGAAGCCGTAGCCTTTTTCATCGTTGAACCACTTAACGGTACCGTTTTGACGGTTGGACATTTTTCTGTCTCCTTGGACAATTTAAGAACGGTCAGGAAAAACCCTGCCCGGGACTGAGCGCAAAGAGAGCAGAAAATTCAGCGATGGGCCGATCAGGATCGTGCATCAAACTAGAGATTCTCGGTGTCACGTGCAGCACAGTGGCGCCACCTTACCCCACTTTCCGCAACCTGCCAATGGTCTGAAGATGCTTTAGGCAAATTCGGATCGACGGTGGCTGCAGCCTCCGCTTGGCGCGGGATGCGGCATAGAACTTTAACCTGGGCGCCGGGACCGGTAAGATGCGGATCACGATTTTTACCACGCAACTCTTCAGGACACCCCCGCCATGAGCATCAAATCGGACAAGTGGATTCGCCGCATGGCGCAGGAACACGGCATGATCGAACCGTTCGTCGAGCGCCAGGTGCGCGGCGAACAGGACAGCCGGGTCATTTCGTTCGGTGTCTCCAGCTATGGCTACGACGTGCGCTGCGCCGACGAATTCAAGGTTTTCACCAACATCAACTCGGCCACCGTCGACCCCAAGAACTTCGATGCCGGCAGCTTCGTCGATATCAAGAGCGACGTGTGCATCATCCCGCCGAACTCCTTCGCCCTGGCCCGCACCGTCGAGTACTTCCGCATTCCGCGTGACGTGCTGACCATCTGCCTGGGCAAGAGCACCTATGCCCGTTGCGGCATCATTGTCAACGTCACCCCGCTCGAGCCAGAGTGGGAAGGCCATGTGACGCTGGAGTTCTCCAACACCACCACGCTGCCGGCAAAAATTTACGCCAACGAAGGCGTGGCACAGATGCTGTTCCTGCAGTCTGACGAAGAGTGCGAAGTGTCCTACAAGGACCGTGGCGGCAAATACCAAGGCCAGCGCGGCGTTACCCTGCCACGTACCTGACCCGACAAACGCGGGGAATTCCCCGTGCCTTTGGCACTCCAACGCAGTAATGCCGGTGCGCATGATGTGCATCGGCCTTCGTCAGGAGCCGCCAATGAAACTCCATCCCGCAATCAGTGCCAAGCTGGCAGGCCTGCAGCCAAACCACATCGGGTTGTTGCCCTGGTCACTGCTGGCGCACCCGCTGCCGATGCAGGCGGGGGGCGTGCCCCATCAGCCTGATCCCGATACGCCACAGCCACCGGAACCGGGTGAAACGCAACCCATGGAGCCGGGTGAGCCAACGTTGCCGGACGAGCCGCCGCCAGCGCCTGTAGCCTGAGCACCGTTACAGCGCCCAGACCCGCCCTGCGCCGGCCAGGTATATCCTGCCGGTTGCGCCGGGTGCGATTGTCCAGCCGCCGGTGAATTCTCCGAATGCCGGTAGCAGGCTGACGCCTTCATCGATCAGGAAACATGGCAATCGCACGCGCTGGCGGGCCTTCCCGCGCAGGACGAATGCCGGGTGTACATGGCCTGCCAGCACCGGGTGCATCGTGTGGGGCCGGGGCTCGTGCTGTAGCGCAAACGGCTCCAGTATCCAGGGTTCGTCCTTTACTTCAATGCGCAGCGAAGCGGGTGGATCGCCAGCGTTGCGATCGTGGTTGCCGCGTATCAGCACGATATGCAGGTGCTCATGCCGCTCCCGCCACACCTGAAGCCTGGCCAGCGTTGCGGGGGCGCGGGCGGTGCGCGCATGGAGAAAGTCGCCCAGGACGATGAGTTGCTCGCAGTCGTGCACTGCCAGCAGGGCGTCTAGCCGGGCGAGGGTGGCTGCGGTGGTGCCGCGCGGTACTGGTTGATGCAGGGCGCGATAGCTGGCGGCCTTGCCGATGTGCAGGTCGGCAACCAGCAAGGCCCGGCGAGCAGGCCAGTAGATGGCCTTGTCGGCAAGCAGCCAAAGCGTCTGACCGCAATGCTCGATGGGTTGATGGGTCATTCTGGCCCGCCTGCCGCGCGTTCAAGTTCAGCGACCATCCGCGCAATGCGGTCCGCCAGTTTTTCGGTGCTCAGGGTCTCGCGCATGCCTTCCACCAGCAAGGCAAACGCCAACGGCCCTGGCCGTTTCAACCTACGCAAATCCAGTTGCAGGCCGTTCATTTTCAGCAAATGCCGATGCAGCCGTTCGATTTCCAGCTCCTCGCTCAGCACCTCATCCCGCGCCTGACCCAGCAGCAGATTCCCGGCGTCATGCTTGCGGAAAACCTCGTAGAACAGCCCACTGGACGCCTGGATCTGTCGGGTGCTTTTCTGCGCCGCCGGGTACCCGCCAAACACCAGCCCGGCTATCTGGGCGATCTCACGAAAGCGCCGCAACGCCATTTCTCCCGCATTCAGGCTGGCCAGCACATCTTCCAGCAATTGCCCGGTTGCAAGCGCCTGAGGTAAGTGCGCCGCCCAGTCCACGTTACCGGGGCTGAGCAGTTCGAACCCGTAATCGTTGACAGCAATGGACACCGACAGCGGCTGCACGTGGCTTACCCGCCAGGCGATCAGGTTGGCCAGGCCCAGGTTGGCCATGCGCCCGGCAAACGGGTACAGGAACAAATGCCAGCCCTGGCGGGATTTGAACGTCTCGGCCAGCAATGTGCCGGTGGTGGGCAACGCTGACCATTGGGCCTGTAGCGCCAGCAGCGGGCGCACCGCCCGCATCTCAGGGCCGTCGAAGCGTTCATGGGCTGCGGCATCGAGCTGTTCGACCAACGCGTCGGCCAGTTCGCTGGACAGCGGCATGCGCCCGCCATTCCAGCGCGCCACCGCAGCCTTGCGCGCAGTGCTGCGACGCACATACGCCGTCATGTTTTCCACGCGCACCAGTTCCAGCACGCGCCCGGCAAATACCAGCGTATCGCCGGGCCTCAGGCGGGAAATGAATGCCTCTTCAACACTGCCCAATGTCTTGCCCCCGCCGCCCTTGGACCAATATTTAAGTTGCAGGTTGGCATCGCTGACGATGGTGCCGATGCTCATGCGATGGCGCCGCGCCAGGCGCTCGCTGGCGACCCGGTAAATGCCATCGGCCTGGCGTTCGACGCGCTGGTAGTCCGGGTAGGCGCTGAGTGAGCCGCCGCCGTGGCAGACGAAGTCCAGGGCCCATTGCCACTGGCTGTCGCGCAATGCGGCGAACGCCCAGGTGCTGCGCACTTCGGCCAGTAGCTGTTCGGCGTCAAAGCCACTGCCCAGGGCCATGCTGACCAAATGCTGCACCAGCACGTCCATGCACAGCCGTGGCGAGACGCGCGCTTCGATGTGCCCGGCCGCAAGTGCCTGACGCGCCGCTGCGGCTTCCACCAGTTCCAGGCTGTGAGTGGGCACCAGGGTTATCCGCGAACGCCGCCCCGGTGCATGGCCGGAGCGGCCAGCCCGCTGCATCAGGCGGGCAATGCCCTTGGCCGAGCCGATTTGCAGCACCCGCTCCACTGGCAGGAAGTCCACCCCCAGATCCAGGCTGGACGTACAGACCACTGCCTTCAGGCTGCCCTGCTTGAGGCTGCGCTCGACCCAGTCCCGGGTTTCCCGGGCCAGCGAGGCATGGTGCAAGGCAATCAGCCCGGCCCAGTCGGGGCGGGCTTCAAGCAGGGCCTGGTACCAGAGTTCGGCCTGGGCACGGGTGTTGGTGAACACCAGGCAGCTGGCACTGGCATCGATCTCCTGGCTGACCTGGTCGAGCATCTTCAGGCCCATGTGGCCGGCCCACGGGAAGCGCTCGATTGCCGCCGGCAGCAGGGTATCGACCTGCAGCACCTTGTCCTGGCGGCCCTGCACCAGCAGGCCGCCTTGCGGCAGCAGCACCTCCAGCGCGTGTTGCAGGTTGCCAAGCGTGGCAGAGAGGCCCCATGTGGGCAGGTCGGGATGCCACTGGCGCAGGTGGGCCAGCGCCAGTTGCAGTTGTACACCGCGCTTGTTGCCCAGCAGTTCGTGCCATTCATCCACCACCACCAGGCGCAGCGTGGCGAAATCTTCGCGCGCCTGTGCCCGGGTCAGCAGCAAGGTCAGGCTTTCGGGGGTGGTGACCAGCACGCTGGGCAGGCGCCGTGCTTGCCGGGCGCGTTCGGCGCTGCCGGTGTCGCCGCTGCGCACGCCTACGCGCCAGGGCAGTTCAAGCTCATCGAGCGGCGCCTGCAAGGCGCGCGCAGTGTCGGCGGCCAAGGCCCGCATGGGCGTGACCCACACCACCTGCAAGGGCACAGGTTGGCTGCCCTGGGGCTTGGGCTTGAAAGCGCGAAGCGCGGCGAGCCACAGGGCGTAGGTCTTGCCGGCGCCGGTGCTGGCGTGCAGCAGGCCAGACTCTCCACGCTCGACAGCTGCCCACACGCGTCGCTGGAAAGCGAACGGCTTCCACCCTCGTTTGGCGAACCAGGCATTGGCAAGGTCGGTGGCGGCGGGCATGAGGCAGTGGTCCGTCGAAGGGTGTGCTTCTACAGACCATCTGCCAGGGGCAATGGTTTTACCGAATCAGTTGCCCAGCAAATAGCCGCTGCGGCACACCTGCTCGCCGGCCACATGGGCGATGACCATGCCAGCCGTTGCCATGCGTCGCACGCTGCGGGCGTACAGCAGGCCCGGCTGGCTGTTACGCACTGCGGTCACCCGGTCGCTGAGCGGGTCGATGATTTCTGCGATCAACTGGCCGGCTTCCAGGTGCTGCCCGGGTTTGGCGTGATACACCAGCAAGCCGCCGAGTGGGGTCGACACCGGTTCCACAGCGGCCAGCGGCGTGGCGGGGTGGAGCAAGGCTGGCAAGGAGGGGCTGGCGCCTTCGATTACACCCGCGTGGGTCAGGAAGTTGATTATCGCTTGGCAATCCTTGCTGGCCAGGTCATGACAGACATCCGCCTGGCCGCGCAACTCGACGGTCACCGAGCAGCAGCCCAGCGGAATCGGGAAGCGCTTGCCGAAGCGTTGTTGCAACTGCCACCAGACAAGGCTGAAGCATTCGTCGAACGACTGTCCGCCCGAGTCGGTGGCCAGCAGGCTGGCCTGGGCCCCAAGGTAGCGGGCCAGGGGCTCGATCTGCGGCCAAGCGTCTGGAGTGGTGTACAGGTGCTCGACCGCCTCGAAATCGCAGTGCAGGTCCAGCACCATGTCGGCGTCGCAGGCCAGCCGCTGCAGGATCAGGCGCTGGGCCTGCAGCGGTGTGCGGGCCGGGTGTGCGTCCAGCCCGCGGCGCAGGTATTCGCGGATAAGTGCGATGTTGTGGGCCGGGTCCTGGGTCAGGTGTTCTTCGATCTGGTCGCCGATGCTGTCCGACAGGTCGACGAAATTGCGGTTGAAGTTCTCGCCGCTTTGCAGTTCGAAGCGCCCCAGTGGCGCATCCAGCAGCACTTGCTCCAGGCCGACCGGGTTGGCCACCGGTACCAGGATGATTTCACGTTGCAGGCGGCCTTGTTGTTCAAGTTCCGCCAGGCGGCGTTTGAGGTGCCAGGCCACCAGCATGCCCGGTAGCTCGTCGGCGTGCAGCGAGGCCTGTATATAGACCTTGCCACCACCGCGGGGGCCGAAGTGAAAGCTGTGCAGTTGGCGGGTAATGCCCGGAACGGGTGAGAGCAGGTCGTGTGTTGAATGGTGCATGGTGGTCCTGGGTGCGTGGCGAATACGGTCTGCGACACGGGTCGGCACAAAGATAGAAGCATAGTTTTTGGCCTTGCGCCTCCTCGCTTTCGCTCCGGTCACCGCGCAGGCTTCTTCGCGGGCACGCCCGCTCCCACAGGTACTGTGCAGGATCCGGGTCTGGCGCGGTAACCTGTGGGAGCGGGCATGCCCGCGAAGAGGCCGGGGGCCGGAATCGCCTCAGGCCAGCAATGCCTGCAAGGTCGCCAGGTCATCTGCCTCTTCCACCGGCTTGTCCAGCCGCCAGCGCAGCATGCGCGGAAAGCGCACGGCGATGCCGCTTTTATGGCGTTTCGATAATGCGATGCCTTCGAAGCCCAGTTCGAACACCAACGTCGGCGTCACACTGCGCACCGGGCCGAAGGTTTCCACCGTGGTCTTGCGGATAATG belongs to Pseudomonas putida NBRC 14164 and includes:
- the metG gene encoding methionine--tRNA ligase, translating into MSEPRQILVTSALPYANGSIHLGHMLEYIQTDMWVRFQKMRGNQCIYVCADDAHGSAIMLRAEKEGITPEQLIANVQAEHSGDFADFLVEFDNFHSTHSEENRELSSMIYTRLREAGHIATRSVTQYFDPEKGMFLADRFIKGTCPKCAAEDQYGDNCEKCGATYAPTELKNPKSAISGATPVLRDSQHFFFKLPDFQAMLQQWTRSGTLQDAVANKLAEWLDSGLQEWDISRDAPYFGFEIPGEPGKYFYVWLDAPIGYMASFKNLCARRPELDFDAFWKEDSKAELYHFIGKDIVNFHALFWPAMLEGAGFRKPTAVNVHGYLTVNGAKMSKSRGTFIKARTYLDHLQPEYLRYYYAAKLGRGVDDLDLNLEDFVQKVNSDLVGKVVNIASRCAGFIHKGNEGVMVAGDAAPELTEAFLAAAPSIAEAYEGRDFGRAMREIMALADRANAWIADKAPWSLAKQEGKQDEVQAICAQGINLFRQLVIFLKPVLPVLAADAEAFLNVAPLAWNDHLSRLENHQLNPFKALMSRIEPAKVEAMVAASKEDLLAAEAKAPAGNGELTKDPLSAEIEFDTFAAVDLRVALIVKAEAVAGADKLLQLTLDIGDERRNVFSGIKSAYPDPSKLEGRLTMMVANLKPRKMRFGVSEGMVMAAGPGGEEIYLLSPDSGAKPGQRIK
- the apbC gene encoding iron-sulfur cluster carrier protein ApbC yields the protein MSAVTRAAVEGVLRQYTDPYLNQDPVSAGCVRAIDIQGGQVSVQLQLGYAAGLFKSGWAQVLQTAIGNLEGVSSAQVSIDCQVAAHKAQAQVPAMANVKNIIAVASGKGGVGKSTTAANLALALAREGARVGILDADIYGPSQGVMFGIAEGTRPQIRDQKWFVPIKAHGVEVMSMAFLTDDNTPMVWRGPMVSGALLQLVTQTAWDDLDYLVIDMPPGTGDIQLTLAQKVPVAGSVIVTTPQDLALLDAKKGVEMFRKVNIPVLGVVENMAVHICSNCGHAEHLFGEGGGEKLASQYGVDLLASLPLSMLIREQADSGKPTAIAEPESQIAMVYQELARQVGARIVLQEAAAPAMPSITISED
- a CDS encoding IS110 family transposase → MAMQVGKLIVGADVAKAELVIHHDDRDEIIKVKNTKPEIKKWLKQQPLNTAIAVEATNVYHLDLVELAHSLGFEVYVIDGFQLSNYRKSVGVRVKTDPTDARLLSRFLRNEGEDLRPWTPPPAVYGKLQSLLRRRAALVTARTAMTQSWANEALLKAAFTTFVKSIDRLDLLIQKKIKEVLREAGLHEQVARCQAVEGIGFLTATALVMAFMRGEFKSSDSYIAFLGMDLRVIDSGQKNGRRRLTKRGCSEIRRLLHNAAMSASRTATWKGLYEQHRNAGKATTQALVILARKLARVAFALMKNQDEYVTKGGKAPC
- a CDS encoding cold-shock protein is translated as MSNRQNGTVKWFNDEKGYGFITPQSGDDLFVHFKAIQADGFKTLKEGQAVTFVATRGQKGMQAEEVQIA
- the dcd gene encoding dCTP deaminase, which produces MSIKSDKWIRRMAQEHGMIEPFVERQVRGEQDSRVISFGVSSYGYDVRCADEFKVFTNINSATVDPKNFDAGSFVDIKSDVCIIPPNSFALARTVEYFRIPRDVLTICLGKSTYARCGIIVNVTPLEPEWEGHVTLEFSNTTTLPAKIYANEGVAQMLFLQSDEECEVSYKDRGGKYQGQRGVTLPRT
- the pdeM gene encoding ligase-associated DNA damage response endonuclease PdeM; this translates as MTHQPIEHCGQTLWLLADKAIYWPARRALLVADLHIGKAASYRALHQPVPRGTTAATLARLDALLAVHDCEQLIVLGDFLHARTARAPATLARLQVWRERHEHLHIVLIRGNHDRNAGDPPASLRIEVKDEPWILEPFALQHEPRPHTMHPVLAGHVHPAFVLRGKARQRVRLPCFLIDEGVSLLPAFGEFTGGWTIAPGATGRIYLAGAGRVWAL
- a CDS encoding ligase-associated DNA damage response DEXH box helicase produces the protein MPAATDLANAWFAKRGWKPFAFQRRVWAAVERGESGLLHASTGAGKTYALWLAALRAFKPKPQGSQPVPLQVVWVTPMRALAADTARALQAPLDELELPWRVGVRSGDTGSAERARQARRLPSVLVTTPESLTLLLTRAQAREDFATLRLVVVDEWHELLGNKRGVQLQLALAHLRQWHPDLPTWGLSATLGNLQHALEVLLPQGGLLVQGRQDKVLQVDTLLPAAIERFPWAGHMGLKMLDQVSQEIDASASCLVFTNTRAQAELWYQALLEARPDWAGLIALHHASLARETRDWVERSLKQGSLKAVVCTSSLDLGVDFLPVERVLQIGSAKGIARLMQRAGRSGHAPGRRSRITLVPTHSLELVEAAAARQALAAGHIEARVSPRLCMDVLVQHLVSMALGSGFDAEQLLAEVRSTWAFAALRDSQWQWALDFVCHGGGSLSAYPDYQRVERQADGIYRVASERLARRHRMSIGTIVSDANLQLKYWSKGGGGKTLGSVEEAFISRLRPGDTLVFAGRVLELVRVENMTAYVRRSTARKAAVARWNGGRMPLSSELADALVEQLDAAAHERFDGPEMRAVRPLLALQAQWSALPTTGTLLAETFKSRQGWHLFLYPFAGRMANLGLANLIAWRVSHVQPLSVSIAVNDYGFELLSPGNVDWAAHLPQALATGQLLEDVLASLNAGEMALRRFREIAQIAGLVFGGYPAAQKSTRQIQASSGLFYEVFRKHDAGNLLLGQARDEVLSEELEIERLHRHLLKMNGLQLDLRRLKRPGPLAFALLVEGMRETLSTEKLADRIARMVAELERAAGGPE
- a CDS encoding succinylglutamate desuccinylase/aspartoacylase family protein; this encodes MHHSTHDLLSPVPGITRQLHSFHFGPRGGGKVYIQASLHADELPGMLVAWHLKRRLAELEQQGRLQREIILVPVANPVGLEQVLLDAPLGRFELQSGENFNRNFVDLSDSIGDQIEEHLTQDPAHNIALIREYLRRGLDAHPARTPLQAQRLILQRLACDADMVLDLHCDFEAVEHLYTTPDAWPQIEPLARYLGAQASLLATDSGGQSFDECFSLVWWQLQQRFGKRFPIPLGCCSVTVELRGQADVCHDLASKDCQAIINFLTHAGVIEGASPSLPALLHPATPLAAVEPVSTPLGGLLVYHAKPGQHLEAGQLIAEIIDPLSDRVTAVRNSQPGLLYARSVRRMATAGMVIAHVAGEQVCRSGYLLGN